In Methanoregula sp., a single window of DNA contains:
- a CDS encoding V4R domain-containing protein: MKTQPLTKKRSPLSRPDDPSAIGLFSTPAGIRTVQSPVRVKILSVISTRDLTFEEIVLLSGRAKSTVSVHLKGLEHDGIIGSRIDPKDERKKIFFFRSHSLGNLTGGIMVDDGADRAGQLIAGDDPFGFYRYMFRTIRVSLLSEGINIDPVLRESGNRVGRTIAANLADKELSVLLEKLGNFWRKHNLGTLEVESLAPLTLRAFDCFECGNLPQLGRPACAFDSGILEEVFSEHFRKRQQVDETACFAMGDDHCRFVITPR, translated from the coding sequence ATGAAAACGCAACCGCTTACAAAGAAACGATCGCCCTTATCCCGACCGGATGACCCGTCGGCTATCGGGCTCTTTTCCACTCCTGCCGGCATACGGACGGTCCAGTCCCCGGTTCGCGTGAAGATCCTCTCGGTGATCAGCACCCGCGATCTTACGTTCGAGGAGATCGTCTTACTCTCCGGCCGGGCCAAGTCCACCGTCTCGGTCCACCTCAAGGGACTGGAGCATGACGGGATTATCGGTTCAAGGATCGATCCAAAGGATGAACGGAAAAAGATCTTCTTTTTCCGGTCACACTCCCTGGGAAACCTCACGGGTGGTATTATGGTTGATGATGGAGCGGACCGGGCAGGCCAGCTGATTGCCGGTGATGATCCGTTTGGTTTTTACCGGTACATGTTCCGCACGATCCGGGTCTCGCTCCTTTCTGAAGGGATCAATATTGACCCGGTGCTGCGCGAATCCGGGAACCGGGTAGGCCGCACGATAGCGGCAAACCTCGCGGACAAGGAACTTTCCGTGCTGCTGGAAAAACTCGGGAACTTCTGGCGGAAACATAACCTCGGGACGCTGGAAGTCGAGTCGCTTGCACCACTGACCCTGCGGGCGTTTGACTGTTTTGAGTGCGGGAATCTCCCGCAGCTCGGCCGGCCGGCCTGTGCCTTTGACTCCGGGATCCTCGAGGAGGTATTTTCAGAACATTTCAGAAAACGTCAGCAGGTCGATGAAACGGCCTGTTTTGCCATGGGCGATGATCACTGCCGGTTCGTCATCACACCCCGGTAA
- a CDS encoding PD-(D/E)XK nuclease family protein has protein sequence MPAQSSLDSFDRNVSIDYGLPGEQLDSVISRFVTAAKEDPFMSWLLLPTKRLVLYVAGQLTERNIPFISSRICTPEGFCRILFEENRTTEQVLSRSESKLLLSDLLEENAEEVPLFITHDHPNPGTLNDLMQFMHVTLMRKVAFPECLLNLQSEKSDQLDTIIIQYRNRLRELDLFDDDTIFEWTIDYLDRCESSPLGTVFFYGFHEPDPLEQDLLDTIEEHAGNVSIFIPEGIDQNIFRNHAAMGNPAGTQPVPDLSSLPAKISGIFSETGELKAGDLFRVQTFPSRYAEVYGIAAEIGRLNAAGTPLSDIAVVFPDLHGGDYGLIDEVFKEFAIPWNSAVSPKLSRAPVIQFLSGIAGLVARGYAREDLVRLIGSSFFTKETVPGGTFPLRSAEVDLVSRYARIDGPHPDWIRQLAWLHTELQDLERAKNYPGISVHTVERVLDGIRHLISDLDALSGKKLLRDHISGFKNFIKSRNLPHLYAAPEERIKDREIQACKKFSSLLEALAHAAWIPADESIDAQEFSRLISSLGEEGDESGLQDSNGVAVLGPHECQHLRFPVVFIGGLVEGTFPRLTTRLPFTNSLENTRMGTRSLAEILREEQYYFIAALLSAQKTVYLSAPLADGEKPLLTSAFFERVRMRTGDRPWPDAAGVIPASRRTAAVRAGERICDDETCAALGLIPGSLGISDLVSRINMERYYRRGTCDSPFDGILSDASIREILATRYGPDHVYSPTSLETYASCPFEYFLNRVINLKALPEVEPNLSASDRGTAIHDILSNFYRQWRSAGQTRVNPASLVDATEMILRIATEELDTYSFQSPLWDATRILMLGDRHTGPGYFERFLVHETDESASPLVPSLFEYSFGMGTTASDDPASSPEPVELASPDGERKVFIRGRIDRIDLTPDGYFLIYDYKSGSQHPKTKDIEAGTALQLPLYLLAFEKITGNHGIGGGYYTIRREVDRSIVLADSAAKDLMISRPRVSKDFAGMMQHSRDCAFAYIDGIRNGSFPLPREEKCPNTYCEFKRICRFDPYRVFEVLEET, from the coding sequence ATGCCAGCGCAATCTTCCCTGGATTCCTTTGATAGGAATGTCTCTATTGATTACGGACTTCCCGGGGAACAGCTGGATTCCGTCATCAGTCGTTTTGTGACAGCGGCAAAAGAAGATCCTTTCATGAGCTGGTTGCTTCTTCCCACAAAAAGACTCGTCCTGTATGTCGCCGGGCAACTGACGGAGAGAAATATTCCCTTCATCTCTTCCCGCATCTGCACTCCTGAAGGATTTTGCAGGATACTGTTTGAAGAGAACCGGACGACCGAGCAGGTCCTGTCAAGGAGTGAATCGAAACTCCTGCTCAGCGATCTTCTTGAGGAAAATGCAGAAGAGGTCCCACTTTTCATCACCCACGATCATCCGAATCCGGGAACGCTCAATGATCTCATGCAGTTCATGCATGTCACGCTGATGAGGAAGGTTGCGTTTCCTGAATGCCTTCTGAATCTCCAGAGTGAAAAAAGTGATCAGCTAGACACGATTATCATTCAATACCGGAACCGGTTGAGGGAACTGGATCTTTTCGATGATGATACGATCTTTGAATGGACGATCGATTACCTGGACCGCTGCGAATCATCCCCTCTCGGCACCGTATTTTTCTATGGCTTTCACGAGCCTGATCCGCTTGAACAGGATTTATTGGACACCATAGAGGAGCATGCAGGGAACGTTTCCATTTTTATTCCTGAGGGTATTGATCAAAATATTTTCAGGAACCATGCTGCGATGGGAAACCCGGCCGGCACTCAACCGGTACCTGATCTATCTTCACTCCCGGCTAAGATCTCCGGTATCTTCTCGGAAACCGGTGAGCTCAAAGCCGGGGATCTTTTCCGGGTGCAGACATTTCCCTCGCGGTATGCCGAAGTATATGGTATCGCAGCGGAGATCGGCCGGCTCAATGCTGCCGGTACACCCCTTTCCGATATTGCCGTAGTTTTTCCGGATCTCCATGGAGGAGATTACGGTCTCATCGATGAGGTATTCAAGGAGTTTGCTATTCCCTGGAACTCTGCCGTCAGCCCGAAATTATCCCGGGCCCCGGTCATCCAGTTTCTGTCCGGTATTGCCGGTCTCGTTGCACGCGGGTACGCCCGCGAGGATCTTGTCCGGCTGATCGGCAGCTCGTTTTTTACCAAAGAAACTGTTCCGGGCGGAACGTTCCCGTTGCGGTCTGCTGAGGTTGACCTGGTATCCCGGTATGCCCGGATAGATGGCCCTCACCCTGACTGGATACGACAACTGGCATGGCTCCATACAGAATTACAGGACCTGGAACGGGCAAAGAACTACCCGGGTATTTCGGTTCATACCGTAGAACGCGTGCTGGATGGGATCCGGCACCTCATCAGCGATCTGGATGCTCTTTCGGGAAAGAAACTGCTCCGGGATCATATCAGCGGGTTTAAAAATTTCATAAAATCCCGTAACCTCCCCCATCTCTATGCCGCACCGGAAGAACGCATCAAAGACCGGGAAATACAGGCATGTAAAAAGTTCTCTTCCCTTCTTGAGGCTCTCGCTCATGCTGCGTGGATTCCAGCCGATGAATCCATCGATGCACAGGAATTCTCCCGGTTAATTTCCTCCCTTGGTGAAGAGGGGGATGAGAGTGGGTTGCAGGATTCCAATGGTGTTGCTGTTCTCGGTCCCCACGAATGCCAGCACCTCCGGTTCCCGGTTGTCTTTATCGGTGGGCTGGTTGAGGGCACGTTCCCCCGGCTGACGACCCGTCTCCCGTTCACCAACTCTTTAGAAAATACCCGGATGGGGACCCGTTCGCTTGCCGAAATTCTCCGGGAAGAACAATATTATTTCATTGCAGCCCTGCTCTCGGCCCAGAAGACAGTGTACCTGAGTGCCCCGCTGGCCGATGGGGAGAAGCCGCTGCTCACCTCCGCATTCTTCGAACGGGTCCGGATGAGAACCGGTGATCGGCCGTGGCCGGATGCTGCCGGAGTTATACCCGCATCCCGTCGCACTGCTGCGGTCCGGGCCGGTGAAAGAATATGTGATGATGAGACTTGCGCGGCTCTCGGTCTGATTCCGGGTTCACTGGGTATCAGCGATCTTGTCTCACGGATCAATATGGAGCGGTACTATCGCCGGGGCACCTGCGATTCTCCCTTTGATGGCATTCTTTCCGATGCATCGATCCGTGAAATTCTTGCCACACGGTACGGTCCGGACCATGTGTATTCCCCGACGAGTCTTGAGACCTATGCCAGCTGCCCGTTTGAATATTTCTTAAACCGGGTGATCAATCTCAAGGCCCTGCCGGAAGTGGAACCGAACCTCTCGGCCAGCGATCGCGGTACGGCTATCCACGACATCCTGAGTAATTTTTACCGGCAATGGCGTTCTGCCGGCCAGACCCGGGTTAATCCAGCCTCCCTGGTTGATGCCACCGAAATGATCCTCAGGATTGCCACGGAAGAACTGGACACGTACTCCTTCCAGAGCCCGCTCTGGGATGCAACCCGGATCCTGATGCTCGGGGACCGGCATACCGGCCCCGGGTATTTCGAACGATTCCTGGTTCATGAAACGGATGAATCTGCATCACCGCTCGTCCCGTCCCTGTTTGAATATTCCTTTGGCATGGGAACAACGGCATCGGACGATCCTGCATCATCTCCTGAGCCGGTTGAACTTGCTTCACCGGATGGTGAACGGAAGGTATTCATCCGGGGCAGGATCGACCGGATCGATCTCACACCGGACGGATACTTTTTGATCTATGATTACAAGTCCGGCTCGCAACATCCTAAAACCAAAGATATCGAGGCGGGAACTGCCCTGCAGCTGCCCCTTTACCTTCTTGCGTTTGAGAAGATCACCGGCAACCACGGAATCGGCGGGGGCTATTACACGATCCGGCGCGAGGTGGACCGGAGCATTGTGCTCGCGGATTCGGCTGCAAAGGACCTGATGATCTCCCGGCCCCGTGTTTCCAAAGATTTTGCCGGCATGATGCAGCACTCGCGGGACTGTGCGTTTGCGTATATCGACGGGATCCGGAACGGCAGTTTCCCGCTCCCCCGCGAAGAGAAATGCCCGAACACCTATTGCGAATTCAAACGGATCTGTCGCTTCGATCCCTACCGGGTCTTTGAAGTACTGGAGGAGACCTGA
- a CDS encoding UvrD-helicase domain-containing protein, with protein sequence MAATERQGEAITKHDRSMVVTAGAGTGKTYVLVQKYIDLLRTRGVTVPQILALTFTDKAAAEMKERIRTEILRQEGPQWEKAAEDFMIAPVQTFHSFCAQVLREFPIEAGLEPGFAVLDEQQVSRIHSTAYEELIHTRQEGPANEALVHVLSITDQYSLKTILSALYGKREQYARFFAALAADEKKVLDVWKREVDAFRDAEIAALRSDPSFSSCLRTLLGFASAYEGVDDKAAVFLQEIRPLLCRLAEPADSVEYCSAALELACRKPGNIGSKKAWKDADLDDFKKARKNLAEILERKNSLFRMTVDTADPVITGSVRFLRDLSVVFSRYAELAGNGKGSVGGLDFSDLILHARQLFVEQRELVATHFMPRFRYILVDEFQDTDLSQFDIILSIIGTPSPTTDCLFIVGDPKQSIYLFRDADVTRFKEAQEIISAACKGRVVNLDTSFRSTKEVIGLSNLIFSRLLASAEKPWEFGYEPVKISESRAGHDGSVELLLPPKGSDAAGTKRNEAGMLARRIHSIVNAQPLLVYSEEQDHSFVQRPARYGDIAILLEARTNLSYYLSALGEYGIPFYVHGGTGFYHRQEVYDLCNILAFLEHRHDNISLAGILRSPYFGVADTELFSIAQENGRTLWEKLVTYADRTGPGPATRARELLTSWQQYAGRSGLVSLLRQILSESGVYTVYAALPAGEQILANIEKLVSMARNREEAGNYALSDFTADLRQAMDEDEREGEAPLDALAENAVNIMTVHAAKGLEFPIVFVPDMGSGFRDRPGPIMIGDNPLMVGVRVPNPADNYEMTESAVMVMLRELQRQKERAERKRLLYVALTRARDHLFMSGTAPEDSGLSFDLGRSRIEWVFTALSVTGDAIAAGGLVLPSDGLRLSIVSDPLAIPAETGRVSPALLVVPEECAGKVGTWIAPVYSAGPERVNVVSVSELEKGPVHAREPGVSKYLPGVPGAVKGTIIHEVLRGRDAATVLKEYGEYSEEHVRQCEEIVSAFFSSDLMKRVKRSFCEVPFVITLEGKPVTGKIDRLCELDDGTWVVIDYKSEASVDYTILAEEYALSLSIYVEVAQQIVKNVVAAWVYFTEIGEYRKIEINTEQLLEKIRGIPTKSKNLPS encoded by the coding sequence ATGGCAGCTACTGAGCGACAGGGCGAAGCGATCACCAAACATGACCGGAGCATGGTGGTCACGGCCGGGGCCGGCACCGGCAAGACCTACGTGCTGGTCCAGAAATATATCGACCTCCTCCGGACCCGGGGCGTGACGGTGCCGCAGATTCTTGCCCTGACGTTTACTGACAAGGCCGCAGCCGAGATGAAGGAGCGGATACGGACCGAGATCCTCAGGCAGGAAGGCCCGCAATGGGAGAAGGCGGCCGAGGATTTCATGATCGCACCGGTCCAGACCTTCCATTCGTTCTGTGCACAAGTGCTCCGGGAGTTCCCGATCGAAGCCGGGCTGGAACCCGGCTTTGCCGTGCTGGATGAGCAGCAGGTCTCCCGCATCCACAGCACCGCGTACGAAGAACTGATCCATACCCGGCAGGAAGGCCCGGCCAACGAGGCGCTGGTCCATGTCCTTTCCATCACGGACCAGTACAGCTTAAAGACAATCCTCTCCGCACTCTACGGCAAGCGGGAGCAGTATGCCCGGTTCTTTGCTGCGCTTGCCGCTGATGAAAAAAAAGTGCTCGATGTGTGGAAGCGGGAAGTGGATGCATTCCGCGATGCGGAGATCGCTGCCCTGCGGAGCGATCCCTCGTTCTCATCCTGTCTCCGTACGCTGCTCGGGTTTGCATCTGCGTACGAGGGAGTAGATGACAAGGCGGCAGTGTTTCTGCAGGAGATCCGCCCGCTCCTGTGCCGGCTTGCTGAGCCTGCGGATTCTGTAGAGTACTGTTCTGCCGCGCTCGAACTGGCGTGCAGGAAACCCGGCAATATCGGGAGCAAAAAAGCCTGGAAGGATGCAGATCTCGATGACTTCAAGAAAGCCCGGAAGAACCTGGCAGAAATCCTGGAGCGGAAGAACTCCCTGTTCCGGATGACGGTCGATACTGCTGATCCGGTGATCACCGGGTCGGTCCGGTTCCTGCGGGATCTCTCTGTGGTATTCTCCCGGTATGCGGAGCTGGCCGGTAACGGGAAAGGTTCGGTCGGGGGTCTCGACTTCTCGGACCTGATCCTCCATGCCCGGCAGCTCTTCGTGGAGCAGCGGGAACTGGTGGCAACGCATTTCATGCCCCGGTTCCGGTACATCCTTGTCGACGAGTTCCAGGACACGGACCTTTCCCAGTTTGATATCATCCTCTCGATCATCGGGACGCCTTCGCCCACAACGGACTGCCTCTTCATTGTCGGCGATCCCAAGCAGTCGATCTATCTCTTCCGCGATGCGGATGTGACCCGGTTCAAGGAGGCGCAGGAGATCATCTCTGCGGCCTGCAAGGGCCGGGTGGTGAACCTTGACACCAGCTTCCGGAGCACGAAGGAAGTGATCGGTCTTTCGAACCTCATCTTCTCCCGGCTGCTTGCCTCTGCGGAGAAGCCGTGGGAGTTCGGGTACGAGCCGGTAAAAATTTCCGAAAGCCGCGCCGGTCATGACGGTTCGGTGGAACTGCTGCTTCCGCCGAAAGGAAGCGATGCGGCCGGGACCAAGCGGAACGAGGCCGGGATGCTGGCCCGGCGGATCCACAGCATCGTAAATGCACAGCCGCTTTTAGTGTACTCCGAGGAGCAGGATCATTCGTTCGTCCAGCGCCCGGCCCGGTACGGCGATATCGCGATCCTGCTTGAGGCAAGGACCAACCTCTCGTATTATCTTTCAGCGCTGGGCGAGTACGGGATCCCCTTCTATGTCCACGGGGGGACCGGGTTCTATCACCGGCAGGAAGTGTACGATCTCTGCAATATCCTCGCGTTCCTCGAACACCGGCACGACAACATCAGCCTTGCGGGCATCCTGCGGTCCCCATACTTTGGTGTAGCGGATACGGAACTCTTCAGCATTGCGCAGGAGAATGGCCGGACCCTCTGGGAGAAACTGGTTACGTACGCAGACCGGACCGGTCCCGGGCCGGCAACCCGGGCCCGCGAGCTGCTCACGTCATGGCAGCAGTACGCCGGCCGGTCCGGCCTGGTCTCGCTGCTGCGCCAGATTTTATCGGAGTCCGGGGTCTACACGGTGTATGCCGCTCTCCCGGCCGGGGAACAGATCCTTGCCAATATCGAGAAGCTCGTTAGCATGGCCCGGAACCGCGAGGAGGCGGGGAACTATGCGCTTTCTGACTTCACCGCCGATCTCCGCCAGGCGATGGACGAGGACGAGCGGGAGGGCGAGGCGCCTCTCGATGCCCTTGCAGAGAATGCCGTCAACATCATGACGGTCCATGCGGCCAAGGGCCTGGAGTTCCCCATTGTGTTTGTCCCGGACATGGGCTCTGGGTTCCGGGACCGCCCCGGCCCCATCATGATTGGGGACAACCCGCTGATGGTGGGAGTCAGGGTCCCCAACCCCGCTGACAATTACGAGATGACGGAAAGTGCCGTCATGGTGATGCTGCGGGAGTTGCAGCGCCAGAAGGAGCGGGCCGAGAGGAAGCGTTTGTTGTATGTGGCACTGACCCGGGCCCGGGATCATCTGTTCATGAGCGGGACTGCGCCGGAGGATTCGGGTTTGTCTTTTGATCTGGGCCGGTCCCGGATTGAGTGGGTATTTACTGCTTTATCGGTGACCGGGGATGCGATTGCTGCGGGGGGACTGGTGTTGCCTTCTGACGGTCTCCGTCTTTCGATTGTTTCGGATCCATTGGCGATTCCTGCTGAGACGGGGCGGGTCTCACCTGCGCTGCTTGTTGTTCCTGAGGAATGTGCGGGGAAGGTTGGGACGTGGATTGCGCCTGTGTATTCTGCCGGACCGGAGCGGGTGAATGTTGTTTCGGTTTCGGAGCTGGAGAAGGGACCGGTTCACGCCCGGGAGCCGGGGGTTTCGAAATATTTACCGGGCGTTCCCGGGGCTGTCAAGGGCACGATCATTCATGAGGTGTTGCGGGGCCGGGATGCTGCGACGGTGCTGAAGGAATATGGGGAATATTCGGAGGAGCATGTCCGGCAGTGTGAGGAAATTGTTTCTGCTTTTTTCTCTTCGGACCTGATGAAGCGAGTGAAACGATCGTTTTGTGAAGTGCCGTTTGTTATTACTCTTGAGGGGAAGCCGGTGACGGGAAAGATCGACCGGTTGTGTGAACTTGATGATGGGACTTGGGTTGTGATCGATTACAAGAGTGAGGCGTCAGTAGATTACACTATACTTGCTGAGGAGTATGCTCTCTCGTTATCGATTTATGTTGAGGTGGCCCAGCAGATCGTGAAGAATGTTGTTGCAGCGTGGGTGTATTTTACAGAGATTGGGGAGTATCGCAAAATAGAGATCAATACCGAGCAACTTCTCGAAAAAATCAGAGGTATCCCCACAAAAAGCAAAAATCTTCCCTCATAA
- a CDS encoding AAA family ATPase, which translates to MDVLQEILAWSKDLPHWQNDAIVRLFENHTPSADDIEDLYALLKSEHGIPDPKKRKPQKLKSDQIAIPVNPRVHIELLGIKNLVNVNAIADKQKLLLGPTGLTVIYGDNGSGKSGYSRVLKRACRARDQTEQILPNAYLHPSKTGKAEAIFELRVNDVDQEVVWIDGKPAPELLSTIAIFDHYCARAYLDKEGDFSYIPYGFDIFDGLVKICDTLKLKISNEIDQNVPDVESLSELSGSTSVGCLVENLSSATENKQVEKLATLAPEEIAQHGRLFKNIHEIDPKGKANQLRIKCRRINRLLEIINEKTIAVNDTNLAHLEKFDKDYLAAHLAAEIAANNFKITGDYLPGTGGEAWRELFDAARKFSKEAYPDKLFPHIEDGAKCPLCQQLLERGAKHFQLFEDYIHQETEKNSREHFNSLSEAKRNFSLLDVSVGLDDEILEEISQSDKNLAKKCQRYQKSLIDRYSEILSAFTSHIWTNIAPLSNCPVEELSVLMVNLDNEADILERMVDNSARKSLETQFYEYDSRMKLSKSKGAVLAVIEKMRRQSQLKECLSELDTTGITKKRHDLSQNVITPSLLGALKQELKKLDVLDLNLNWKSIGNKGKTNYKLILDLPGVKNPRNILSEGEQRAIAIASFLAEVDLKGGSAGIIFDDPISSLDHRRRELVAQRLVQESNKRQVIIFTHDLYFLFVLIDEAEKTGIPFETQSLIKKGRNYGIPESGNPFEGMNTSARVKFLRAKHQVIAKIHRDGDEVEFRKQTKEAYSLLRSAWERGVEEVLLRQVVLRFRQSIETQRLRDVFVDDSDHIQIKQAINKCSKITEAHDTAMAIGIRVPPPDELLEDINTLEKWRLSVEKRSNDVRERRK; encoded by the coding sequence ATGGACGTTCTTCAAGAAATCTTGGCTTGGAGTAAAGATTTACCCCATTGGCAAAATGATGCTATTGTGCGTTTGTTCGAGAATCACACTCCTTCAGCTGATGATATTGAAGATCTCTATGCCCTTCTCAAATCTGAACATGGAATTCCTGATCCAAAAAAACGCAAACCTCAAAAATTAAAATCAGATCAAATAGCCATTCCAGTAAACCCTAGAGTCCACATCGAATTATTGGGTATTAAAAACCTTGTGAATGTTAATGCAATCGCTGATAAGCAAAAACTATTACTTGGCCCAACCGGATTAACCGTGATTTATGGAGATAATGGTTCGGGGAAATCTGGTTATTCCCGGGTTCTGAAACGGGCTTGTCGTGCCAGAGATCAAACTGAGCAGATCCTTCCAAATGCATATCTTCATCCGTCTAAAACTGGAAAAGCGGAAGCCATCTTTGAACTAAGAGTTAATGATGTTGATCAAGAAGTAGTGTGGATTGATGGAAAGCCCGCCCCAGAATTACTTTCAACAATTGCTATATTTGATCATTATTGTGCCCGTGCATATCTTGACAAAGAAGGAGATTTCTCGTATATCCCTTATGGGTTTGATATTTTTGATGGTTTAGTGAAAATTTGTGATACACTTAAATTAAAAATTTCGAATGAAATTGACCAAAATGTTCCTGATGTGGAATCTCTATCTGAGTTATCCGGATCAACATCTGTTGGTTGTCTCGTTGAGAATTTGTCGAGCGCAACCGAAAATAAACAGGTAGAAAAATTAGCGACCCTCGCACCCGAAGAAATTGCTCAACACGGTCGGTTATTTAAAAATATTCACGAAATTGACCCCAAAGGCAAAGCAAATCAATTGCGAATTAAATGCCGCCGGATAAATCGCCTCCTTGAGATTATTAATGAGAAAACCATTGCAGTTAATGATACAAACTTGGCCCATCTCGAAAAATTCGATAAGGATTATCTGGCCGCTCATTTAGCAGCGGAAATTGCTGCCAACAACTTCAAAATAACCGGGGATTACCTTCCAGGAACTGGTGGAGAAGCGTGGAGAGAGTTATTCGATGCTGCCCGAAAGTTTTCGAAAGAAGCATACCCCGATAAACTATTTCCACATATCGAAGACGGAGCCAAATGTCCTTTATGCCAACAGCTTCTCGAAAGGGGGGCTAAACACTTTCAACTGTTTGAGGATTATATCCATCAGGAAACAGAGAAAAATTCTCGGGAACATTTCAATTCCCTTTCTGAAGCGAAACGAAATTTTAGTCTCCTTGATGTATCGGTTGGTCTTGATGATGAAATTCTTGAAGAGATCTCTCAATCTGATAAAAATCTTGCAAAAAAATGCCAAAGATACCAAAAATCTTTAATTGACCGCTATTCAGAAATTCTGTCGGCGTTTACATCTCATATTTGGACAAATATTGCACCACTCTCAAATTGCCCCGTTGAAGAGCTCTCCGTATTAATGGTTAATCTCGATAACGAGGCTGATATATTAGAACGGATGGTGGATAACTCTGCACGAAAATCTTTGGAGACTCAATTCTATGAATATGACTCCAGAATGAAGTTATCAAAAAGTAAAGGTGCCGTTCTCGCAGTAATTGAAAAAATGCGTCGGCAGTCCCAACTTAAAGAATGTTTATCAGAACTGGATACTACAGGAATCACAAAAAAAAGACATGATCTATCGCAAAATGTGATCACACCAAGTTTGTTGGGGGCGCTCAAACAAGAACTCAAAAAACTTGATGTTCTCGATCTTAATCTGAATTGGAAAAGTATAGGCAACAAGGGTAAAACAAATTATAAATTGATATTAGATCTCCCGGGTGTGAAAAATCCGAGAAATATACTTAGTGAAGGCGAACAACGGGCAATTGCCATCGCCTCATTCCTCGCAGAAGTTGATCTGAAGGGTGGATCTGCTGGTATTATTTTTGACGATCCAATCTCGTCTTTGGATCATAGGCGAAGGGAGCTTGTAGCTCAACGTTTAGTTCAAGAATCAAATAAACGTCAGGTAATTATCTTCACGCACGACCTCTATTTTTTGTTCGTATTAATTGATGAAGCAGAAAAAACAGGAATTCCTTTTGAGACTCAAAGCCTTATTAAGAAGGGACGTAACTATGGCATTCCTGAATCTGGGAATCCATTTGAAGGAATGAATACTTCAGCACGTGTCAAATTCTTAAGAGCAAAACACCAGGTAATCGCCAAAATTCACCGAGATGGTGATGAGGTAGAATTTCGAAAACAAACGAAAGAAGCTTATAGTCTCTTACGTAGTGCGTGGGAAAGGGGCGTTGAAGAAGTACTTTTGCGACAAGTTGTGTTGCGCTTCCGACAATCAATAGAAACGCAGAGACTTCGAGATGTATTTGTTGATGATTCTGACCATATACAAATAAAACAAGCCATCAATAAATGTTCAAAAATTACCGAAGCTCATGATACAGCAATGGCGATTGGAATTAGAGTTCCCCCTCCGGACGAATTATTGGAAGATATTAATACATTAGAAAAATGGCGTTTATCTGTTGAGAAGAGAAGTAATGATGTGAGGGAACGACGAAAATAA